The Anoplopoma fimbria isolate UVic2021 breed Golden Eagle Sablefish chromosome 1, Afim_UVic_2022, whole genome shotgun sequence region gaaaaaggaatGACAGGGTTTTGCCTGAGtgcatacattttacaaattagCATTATATAATCTCTGTTGGTCAATTTTAAACTTTAggaaataaaatagatttatttacatttcaattcCTTTAGCTGTGAAGGGAATAACTCAGTGTACCCCACTCTGAATATTCTGGCTGTGGTGTGAGTTTTCTGAAGGCACTTGCACTTTGAAACTCACTGTGGAGGCCCTATGAACACATAACAGTGTATATTGAGTTTTAGACTTCAGTGCATTATTAGACTAGCAACTTGAATCATCTGTACATACAGTAAGGTCCAGAAATTCTCACTTTCCACTTAAAGtgctcatttaaataaatttgcAAACACAACATATGTGTTGTATAAAGGTGCATTTTAACTGTAATCAGGACACACATCAGATCAACTGAATCAGTGCCATGAATGTCTTAAATTCCTGGACTTGGAATTACTTATATTGGTAATATTATCCTGAAGCTTCACACTGATTACAGCTGACATTAGCATAGCACATGTTTAACCTGTCAGTCACCTTTCCTAACAGCAGTTGTAGTATCATATGAACACTCCTCACACATTGCACACTGAAAATTATAGCACATAGTAATTAAGTGCATTATGGTTAAGGTCTGCCAGCCTGGTAAGGTCCAAAATCTTCCCAGTCAAAACAAGTTTTGCCCTTATTACCAAGTCCTCACTTAAATAccaatgacttttaaaaaaaattgtattcatCAGTAAATTTGGTCtgtcaaattaaaacattttaaaagcttaaaCTTAAACCATCCCAGACCAGCCAGTGacacataacataaatataCTTGTCCCCTGAGATAAGAACCTGAAATGGCCCAAACAACACCTGAAAAAGTTTtgtatgaaatgtgtgtgtgtgtgtgtgtgtgtgtgtgtgtgtgtgtgtgtgtgtgtgtgtgtgtgtgtgtgtgtgtgtgtgtgtgtgtgtgtgtgtgtgtgtgtgtttgtgtgtgcatagtGATCTTTCATATGGCTGCGTTTAACAGTTTTTCTGTGTTGCTGCTGAGAACGATCTTCAACTTCCCCtttctctacttctgtctcccATCTTCAGTCAACCACATTGAATTAAAAGCTTTCTTTTAGTGTCACAGGCTGTCCAGGGTAGACTTGACGGGAGTCTTGAGGTGGCTGCTTGTCACGTTGGAGGACCTCAGGGGTTTTTCTGGAGGGATGAAGTTCAAATGATCAGGGCGGGTTTTGCATGTATTGCAGTTCtcatatttttgtatgtatcATATTGTATGCTGTACCTCAATGACTGTTTGAATCCAGTTTAACATCTCTTCAACGTTGCAGTAAACACCTGGTCTTCCCTCCCGGGCACAGCCAACGCCCCAGCTCACCACTCCAACCAGATGCCATTTAGTGGAGGTGAGGTACACCAAAGGACCCCCACTGTCCCCCTGGTGTCACAACAGCacaataacatatttataaCATCTGAGTATCCAAACCATTTGCCAGAAGAGAACACCAATTTCTGACCATTCTATTGAGGTATAACTGgtaatattcttatttttcttttgcagtctTAATCAATATTGTTTTGTAACTATCATCAGTGGACTGTTACCTGGCAGGCATCCACTCCCCCCTCCAGTAAACCGGCACAGATCATCCTTCGTGTTATGGCACTACCATACATTGTGGGGCTGGAACACTGAGCCTGGTCTATCAGAGGGATATAGGCCTCCTGAAGTGAAGGAGAAACTTTACCTGAAGGGACAAGGATACAACGCTTCAGTTATAGAGGTATGTTCTATTCTTGTTCACAAACTGAGAGTGGATGATGAGCAGGGGTTGTGTAGGTTTCTCACCTCCTTCCTCTAGGTATCCCCAGCCGGTCACAGCCATGGAGGCTGACGCAGGAAGGCCAAAAGCTTTAGGAGGTAGACAAACCGGCTTGCGGCTCTCTGAAGGACAGGGACAGGGACAGGGAAATCATTATGATATTTTTAGAATTcttatatttttgcttttgtcaaAGCTTTGGCAAAGTGACTACTGTTAAAGCTAAAGTGTTGATAACACTGGCTGAATTTGATCCATGGGGAAGAGCGTGCTGTTTGACTTACACACCACAAGAGGGCAATAGAGTAAAGCCTACACACTCCTCACTTGCCCTTATCAGAACTGTTCAGGTTTCAATTTTAACTACAGACTCCACAAGGTCAGTTAAACAACATACTTATACATATACCAATCCATGTTAATATGGAGTAATGAATAAAACTCTAACCTCCCACTGCGATTGGGCTGCTGAGTCTCATCAGTGCAATGTCATAGTCGTTTCGTGCTGGGTTATAGTCTCCATTCAATAGGATCCTGTCCACATAGGAACCTCCAAGTGAGCCCATGTACGTCCGGCCTGACACCACTCTCCAGCGACTCAGCTCCTTTTTATCACTGCAAGGCCCAGAAgaagagagtgaggaggaggtgtgagTATGAGTTCATGATGTTCATAACAAAGGATATTTATTAGAAATGGTATTTATGGAATCCACACTGACCCAGTAAAGCAGTGGGCGGCAGTGACAACCCAACGCGGTGACACCAGTGAGCCTCCACATACGTGGTTGCCCCCCTGTTGCAGGCTAACCTGCCAGGGCCAGTCCTCAATTGAAGCATCGGATCCACCGACAATACGCCCGTCAAAGCGCACCTGTCCACAGTCTGATAGACAAAGTTATCTTGTTAAGATCATTGGATTTACTGTATTCCATTTTAATCTAACTTTTATTgcatgtctttgttgttttatcaATCTAGATCCTTCAATTCTAACAGTTAAGGTCATGTAACAGGAGTTTATTTTCCCTGTCCACAactattttgttatttgttgtaAAGAATGAAGCAAACTTCTCATATGTTGCTAAGAAAGATTTTCTGCTAGACGTGTATGGGCCTGTTGGTGTAAAACTGGTCCAACACCCGTGTCATCTTTCACTCACCACCCATGAGTCCTGCTCtgccttgttaaaaaaaaactgtaaacattgTCAGTGACGGtggttgtttttcaaaaaaatgctGCTCACCTGAGCAGGACAAAGATACCACAGATCCAGATCTGCATGCATTGctgttgggaaaaaaatgcattcaccAAATAATTAGAGTTGCAAATGTAGCACAAATGGCTACCCAACAATTAGTCAAACAGTCAAATGTTAACCCAACTTCTGTCATGTTGaactttgtctctgtttctcttctgcTTTGTTTGAGAAAACTACCTATATTTTTATACACTTTCATAGGGGATAAGACAGAGAGGGAACTAAAactgtggttttctttttccttttaggAACAGAAACTCACAGCAAGAAGAGACACGAGGGGGGAGAGCGAGAGGAAAAAGCTGAGAGGGAAATTAAAAGAGAATAGAAGTGAACCTTTTTTCAAACACAGGAAGAGAGAAGTGTATAATTTGCCTTTCAAGACAAGGGACACTTTTTAATTCAAATGGGAATCAGCTCTCTGTCCATagctgtgtctttgtctctcttgaCATGAAAGTAATGTCAACAGCAATGGCAAATAGAGTTTCCTAAACAGCACTAATATTTGAGATGACTTCAGGTCTGATGATAACAGGGATTTTCCTATTTCATGACAGATGCCGTACTCACGTGTCTATGGTAGCCTGATGTATGGGTGTGTTCGAAGTACCAGGCCTGATAACTGTGAATGTTTTCAGGGAAGACATCAAGGTGTCCACTCGGACATTGGTGCTACGAGGTTTACTGTGCAGACAGGAGGGGCAATGTAAGACTTGATTTCACGTCAAATATgacattaaatcaaatttgCAACACAAACTATGCAATGGAAGCAATCTCATATTCATGGGTAAACTCACTTTGTGTAGCCTAGTTGTTTGCATGCTGTCTCCGTGTGCTGGTTGTTCCAGCTGTCGCTACACACACTGCGCCAACCTTTGCCACGATTGTACACCTGAAGGACCTGACTCCCTGTCATGAGACGCACTGCAGGGACAAAGGGCACACAAAGGGAGATAATAGGagtcttttttttcaagctttgttttttttgtctgtgatgacaaagtgacagagagtcaggtgttttgttttacctGGATAGCTAGTGTTGACCGTAAAGCTTGCCACACATGTAacttcatcctctcctccagcacAGTCATCTTTCCCGTCACAGGCTTTGTCTATTGGGATGAACTTCACCGAACTTTT contains the following coding sequences:
- the tmprss4a gene encoding transmembrane protease serine 4a; its protein translation is MARSDRVTASLQTIAQVPEESTRPLNPMQAVVPRPGQHRKPMTALKTQKDKASKRKKVLLTVLTVVVLLGILATAGYFIKQLIDSKYFFCKSSVKFIPIDKACDGKDDCAGGEDEVTCVASFTVNTSYPVRLMTGSQVLQVYNRGKGWRSVCSDSWNNQHTETACKQLGYTNKPRSTNVRVDTLMSSLKTFTVIRPGTSNTPIHQATIDTNACRSGSVVSLSCSDCGQVRFDGRIVGGSDASIEDWPWQVSLQQGGNHVCGGSLVSPRWVVTAAHCFTGDKKELSRWRVVSGRTYMGSLGGSYVDRILLNGDYNPARNDYDIALMRLSSPIAVGESRKPVCLPPKAFGLPASASMAVTGWGYLEEGGKVSPSLQEAYIPLIDQAQCSSPTMYGSAITRRMICAGLLEGGVDACQGDSGGPLVYLTSTKWHLVGVVSWGVGCAREGRPGVYCNVEEMLNWIQTVIEKNP